ccatattttcatttattttcaaatttatatcccgcccctcacttgcatcttggggtggctaacaagagtagataaaatacaatacaatgaaccacagggttttcaaggcaagaggtactcggggacattgcctgcctctgcagaaacCCTGGATTTACTCGGTATTTTaacatccaagtactgaccacagCCGGCCCTCCTTAACTTGAACTAGCCaagactatccaggtcagagttcTTGCATATTATTGAACAGATTAATATTTGTGCATACATTTCTATGTAATTAAAATATTCCCATTCTTTCCCCACTAAACTTCATGATAGAGGGGAAATGCTTTCATTTCCCTTTGTAAGAGAGCACATAAGTGTAGCAGGAGCACATAAGAGTCCAGCAGGCAGAAGTAATTGTTATTCCCTAATAGCATGGTTGTCACAAAGACATCAGTACTTGGTAGCTCAGCTAGCCGCAGCACCTCACGCTGGTATTTTGCTTAGTAAATATTTAGTTGTTTAAAAGataattttcagcctggagaagaagaggttgagagcaggattgttctctttaagtatttgaaaggttgtcacttggaggagggcagggagcagttcctgttggcagcagaggagaggactcacagtaatgggtttaaactacatgtagagcagtacaggctagagatcaggaaaaacatcagtagctcagcagtggcattggttacctaaggaggtggtgagctccccctcactggtggtctaaGCGGCAGCTGAACAGTTACTTATTCTGGATattgtaggctgatcctgcattaggcagagggtcggactagatggtctgtatggcctcttccaattctatgattctataagcacaGTCTCCTCAGAGTCTGCATAAAGCATTTTTGAATGCTCCTTCCCAGAGTGAAATCTGGGATTTCCAACTTGCTAGAGAACTTTGAAAATATACTGAGCTCCAAGAAAAGTCCCTGATGCAGCCAGCCACACGTGGAATTCTGTGTATGGTTCCCATTGCCGCATTTCAAAACAGGAATCAAAGAGTTGGGGGAAGGGATGGAAAAGCAAAAGAATCACAAGGATGGAGTCTGTGCCTGTATCCATGGAGGCTAAAGCATCTCAGGcactttacttttttttttggggggggggggggaggagtgaccAAGGTCTATAAAATTACACAATAGAGTAAGTAGACCGATCCCTCTCCCAAAACAATAGAACTATTGTTTAACCTATGAAACTGGTTGGCATCCAActgaaggcaaaaagaaaaagaaaaaaaagccattTCACACCACAAATGGAACTCACTGCTACAAGACGTAGTAATTGCCACTGGCTTAGATGCATTTAAAATGAGACTGAACAAATTTATTGCAGGACATGGATCTAGCCTTGAAACCTGAatggtgtcatagaatcatagagttggaagggatctccagggtcatctagtccaaccccctgcacaatgcaggaacacacaactacctgtctacccatagtgaccctaatttcatgcccaagtgatctcccccaccaaaaatctccaggattcagcctggcctggagggaattcacctatcaacccatcagcaatttcctgggtatgcaaggaagggaccctccttcctgcccacccactcacaatctgcctaggttcacaaaatcagcatttcagtcagatgcgTAAAAATGtccggagaacccaccacctccctaggaagcctgtaccactgaggaaccgctctgtcagaaacttcttcaggatgtttaacCAAagattctttttaattaatttcaacccactggttctggtccgcccctctgcggcaacagaaaacaactctgctccatcttccctctgacagcccttcaagtatttgaagatggttatcatattacctcttagtcatcttccctcctggctaaacagaccaagctccctcagccttattCATATGACTTTGTCtctaaacccttcaccatctttgtagccctcctctggacacgctctagtttctcttcatctttcttcagttgtacccaaaactgaacacagtactccaagtgaggtcttaccagagcggagtaaagtgatctggacattatacttctttaaatacagcccaaaatctatTCCTTCGTACAAATCATTTCTGAATATGTtcaacaacacagggcccaggacagattgaggcactccactcctcactcctctccaagatgacaaaccatttacaagtgTCTCTGGAGTCAGAGGTCTGCTACTGAGGGGGTGGTCCATAGGTGACAATTGCTGTCACCTATGATACTTAGCTGGTTACTGTTGTAAAAAGATACTAGACACACAATGGCCTACTGGTTTGACCCCCACATTAGTACTGTTATGCAGTAAGTTAAGATTTGGTGAATATTATCTCTGACTACATCAAGGACATATTTATCCAAACTGCTAGAGAGACAAAAACAGGGTTATGCAAAGAATTAATGTGCTAATGAGTTAATGCAATAACTGGCCATTCTTCTTCATCTCTATATGTAAACAGGCCAGCCAATCACTGTTGCTTTTATTAGATGCGCCTTGCAGGGGGTGATAAAATACCTGGAACTAGCCCTGCTTCAAGGGCACCAAATCATTCACTACTAGAAGAACAAAGTACCAAATCAGCCAGACTAAAATATGAAAGCTTACAGTAGTCATATAATCATTACGGAAAGGCCATTCCTCCATTTTCCCAACTTCACAGAACTATTACTATAGAAATagtcatttttttgttttaaaattgatCTTGGAAGTAGAAATGTGATAGAGCTTTCAGCATTTATTTAGCAAAGAGTGGCTTTTGTGGGAGCGTTAATGCTCTTGTTATGTTCAACATGGGAGCCACAAATGTAATCAGAATGGGCATAAATAGCAAAGTAAAATAATGCATTATTCAAGTTCTTTGTTGTTCATTTTTGTTCAAATATACAAAGGCCAGTGAGGCATAGCATGGATTACCCAAGGGAGGGGTGAAGTTACAAATTTAAGCTAAATGTTTCTTGGGGGAAGTctgctctttttttctttttttgtctttatACTGAAAAACCAAGTTAGAAGGGACcccaagggtcatctaatccaacccacctgcacaatgcaggaaattcacagctaccctCCTGACCCCCACTGTCCCAATGACCTCTGCTCTATACTCAGACAAGGgcaaaaaacctccaggatcctTGGGccaatctagcctggaggaaaattccttcctgatcccaaagtggcaaacaGCATTACCCTGGCCATGTACGAAAAGGCTACAAGAGCCTTGGCTCATTCCTTCCTGTCCTGATCTGCCTAAATCTGcctaaatgctttaggatgctttgggctgatcctgcgttgagcagggggttggactagatggcctatgtggccccttccaaccctatgattctataaatttaGGAAGGTAATAACAGGATCAGGCCTTGCCTGAATTATGCCACAGCAGATTTATGGCAGAGAGCCAACTTggagcagtggttaagaacaatggcttttaaatggagaactggattcaattccccactctgcctcttcttccacatgcagccagctgggtgaccctggactagtcacagtcctctcagagctctctcagccccacctacttcacagggtgtctgttgtggggagagaaagggtaggtgtttgtaatctgctttgagattcctttgggtagtaaaaagcaggtagTACAAAAACAGGCTCTTTTACTTCTAAACATGGGTAACAAGCAGCTTCTCTAGAATCTTTTGGCAGCATATATACCaaactttctcagtcagggtttggtgaatccctggggtttcctgacagcccaggAAAGGTTTCCAGGATGGGTGGGAATtaactttaatatatatatttaaatttgttaaacatttatcagacatgttgcacccctccccaaatggccaatgatgggcttggagggggtgagaaggggaggatcccTGGATGAACGTGTATacaactatgtttcccaacaACATTCTGGAAGACTGCctatcttctggggtttcttgaagcacaaagaatatttcagaggtttctcaacagtgaaaaagccgagaaaggctggtatacacAATCAAAGGTGCCACTACCCCAAATCTGGGAGAATGTTCTGACAATCACACACAAGTtgttttcccattaaaaaaaaacattatccaGTCATCTCAACACTCAAAGGGATGGACATGCAGAGAATTCCCCTCTGCAGAACtggactgggaaactcctgaaaagGGGGCCTATTTAGATCACACAATATAACATCTTCACTGTCCCCAACAGTGCCTTTCATAATCTGAAAATAGAAAGCTTGTGGCAAACTGCAGGCATAAGGATCAGCCACTAGCATATGGGCCGCTCAAAAACTGAATAGTACTTCAAAGCATCTTTCTGTTGAAATACTCAAGGGACAACCATAATCTCTATTTAAAGCCTCTTCCTGCTTACCGCTTGATTTATAAACCAAAGATATGAGCAAGTCggttggctccatccccaaaaagGGAAAGCCGATTTTCCATTACCTTACCCTTCTTTTATGCCCAGCAGGCACTTGAAAAGATCTTGGGTATCTGAAGAATGGCCCCGTGGGAAAGTATCCCCTCTGTAGCAAAgggccaactgaaatgactttctACTCTTGGTCTCTGGGATCCTGTCCAGCTTTCACGAAGCACAGTGTGTGCCAAAACACCCTGCACTATGGCTGCCCTTGCATTTCTCAAGGCTCAGCGCAGTCCCCAAATACAGGGAACTTGAAATGAAGTGCCTACACTTCTGCCCGCACCACGCAGGAATGGGATAACAGGGAATCACGTTCCACAGAGCTAGAACAAAATACTGCACagtgtggaggtggggggggggagatgttggcACTGAATCATTTACATTCACCTGGATTTCATAACGTGAATACTGGGGAATCAGACTTAAATCTCCCGAGAGGACAATAAATACAGCATATTTGATTTATGGCATTTTTCAGCATTGAGTAGACTTGAGTATTCATCCTCCCCCTCCAATAGGTGGAGCAGGAGAGTTGTATAAAGATATATCAGGTAAGCTTTTTGATCATGCACAGAAATGCAGATACATGTGCAGGATTGTCACATTTCACTAGTAACCCACCACTAAAACGTCTTATCTTACAGTAGTAGACCACTGGAATTTTTTTTACTAATTTGGGTGTCAGAAAAATGATCCTAATAACCCTAGGAGAGAATACCTGTAGACACCCCCCCCTCAATAGTGATTCTCATTCTAAAGCTACATATTCACACTGGAATTATAAACAGAAGTGAGGTTTCCCACCTCCTGGCTCAACAAAGTTCTGGGGTTGAACTTCATATACTCCAAAACATGCACCAATATAACCTCTGTGTCTGGGTTTGTCTGGAATTTGAATCCCCAAGTCCTTTGCTGGCTAAACCCATCTCAAATATCCTTCATGCACAGTTATTCATTTGCCCTGGTGGGGTCATCTTCTACATTTTCACTAAGCATCTCTGGAGAGAAGGCGCTTTGCTCCTTAAAACCTCAGTCCTCATTTCGTTGGCCAATTTTGATCAGCCTTTTGCTGCATCAGCAGCTCCCATTTACTGACCTTTTTGTTCAGTGATCTGGCTGGGACTTGTGTTCGCTATAGAATTTGGGCTTTCTGAAATGGGACAGGTTACAGAAGTGCAGGTTCATCCTTCAGAGTCTCCCAACCACGGTACTGAGGTACCATTTGGTACcccaaaggcccctcaatggtaccgaAGAGTGGGAGTTTTCAAAATGACAGccggggagagccctcccatcctgttaaagtttatttttaaaaaaattcttcccttaattgggcaggttgacctgccccctcccaaagtggccaatgatgggccaggggtgggtaggtgggaaggagaggagccccagccatttaaacttttgccaCCCaatgctcctggggggggggtgtggcagggagacctggtcagctgacatcacttcctggtatctcAAAGCTTGGGAAATATTTCACTGCTACCTCCATAGTCAAAATGTTGGAAAATGCTGCTCTAAGTAATTACATATGCAGGGAAAGAAGGCTCACTCTCCCCAAATCTGCTTTGATTTTACCTTGGATGAAGTGTGAACCTCCTACCAACACCCAAGGGTCATAAAGCCTTACTGGTAGGCTCAACCTTCTGGTTGTTTCAACCCGGCTGCTTTATTTTTCACAGAACCACAGCGCAGACATGCTCTTTTTaactgagttaaaaaaaaaaccctttgtatTCAATCTTGCCCATTTGTTTGGTGGCAATCggccagtcacacagtctcagcccaatctaccccacagggttgttgtgaaaataaaacagaggGGAAGGcgacgtaagccactttgaaccccccccccccccgtggagcaAAATGGGCTATAAACAAATTGAAATATGCTAGATTAAAGTGCAAGCACAGAGACACGACGTGCGTATGCTGAAGTGCAATATGACAGACGGAAGCGCAAAaataaaaggctttttaaaaaatactctctTTTGAGCCTCTTCTGCCCTGCCTTAGGAGCCCAACCAAACAGCAACTGGAAGGCAGAAGATTCTTCCCCTCCTGATGTGTCCCATTGGCAGTGATTCTGCACCTTAGAAAAAGTTGCATCTGAGTGCAAATCAATGCAGGCAAGGGCCTttgcatttattaaaaagaagaaaaatgcacaTAAtttttgtgcagattttttttttaaaaaaagagtttctTTGGTGCTTCAGGAAGGAAAGGAATGCTAAAGGCAAACAGGGCCTGCCAACATTAGATGAAGTGGATCCAGCTCTCCTCGCATTCTCTGGGCATCTTCAGAGGATGACTTCTGCACGTGAGGCTGTAATTCTTGCCTCGGTTGTTATCCCAGTACTCCTGCCCATCGACTCGGTATCGGACCGCAAACTCAACCACCGAGCTAAcctgaagcaggaaaggggggtaCCGGCAGGAAGAAGCTGAAGACGTCCCCTTGGTCCTGCCCGTCTTTCCCAGGGGTGCTGCTGTGCCATCGGGCGCTCACTTCATGCTGGCCTCTCCAGTGGTTGAAGGTGTAGCGCACGGCTACCTGCTTCTCAAAGGCCACGTTCACCACCCTCACAGTTCCGTTCAGCCCCAAATCAGAGCTGCTGACTCGCTCCAGGCACACCCGTTGCTGCCCGAGTCGGCTGGGGAAGTCCTCCAAGTCGGCGGGCTGCCAGAAGTCGGGCACCAGGCACTGCATGGTATACTCCAGCTCCCGTCTGCCGCAGCACAGATCAGAATTGATGGACAGGCGGGAGAGAACGTGCAGAGGAATCGAGGGATCTTCCCCGGCTTGGAAGACTTTCACTTCCGCCAGCTCCAAGCCCAGCGCATCCGCAAACCGGACTCGGTTCCTGCGGGTACTGCACCCCGGGAGGCGGCACTGGGCCGCCGTGTTCCTCCTCTCTGGGGAACTGGGCAACGACCTGGCTCGGCGACGCATGATGGGCCTCAGGTGCGGGTCGCAGCTCGTAATGGTGTTGCTCTGAAGATGGCGGCGCCGCGCCGCCTCAGCCACCGAAGCGTTCAGAAGACTGGCGCTGTTGCTGCTCCGTAGCGGCTGGCACCACCTCCGCTCCGTCCCCCGCGCCTCCTCGCCCTGCAGCATGTGCTGATGGAGATCGGAGAGGTAGCTGGGGCTCCGACGGGGAGGCCGCATCACCACCGGCTCTTGAGGACTAGCAGCTTGAGCAGTCACCGCGGCGCCCAAGGACAACTTCTGTCGGGACATAGCGGCTCAGAAGGAAGGGAGGCACTGACAGGCAAGAGGCAACCACTGGACAGCGGCTTGGCCACCCCTTACGCTTTTGCACAGGCACTGCCAACTCTGCCCCGCATCtctctttggggcagggaagcaAGATTGCAGCTGGCCGGCAGAGGCCACCGACCGCTTTCGGGTCAGACGCTGCGGGATCCGGGGGAAGGGTCCCGGGCCACCGAGGTCTCCAGGCTGTCGAGGAGGCTGCGGGGGGAGTCGAGGCTGTCGCTGGGCAGGCTGGAGGCCTGGGTGCTGGATGCCGACTGGAGGCTGTCCCGCTGCACGCTGGAGGTGTCGAGGGGGTCGCCCAGGCTGAAGAGGGGCCGGAGGGCGGCGCGGGCGAGGCGCGCGGGGTCGAGGCTGTCCCCCGGGCCGAGGCTGAAGGAGGCCGAGCTCTCCAGGGGCTCGAGGCTGTCGCTCGGCGGGCCCGACGAGTCCCGCGGGCTGCCCAGGCTGGGGCTGGCGGGCAAGCTGCAGGGCGACTCGAGGCTGTCGCGGGAGAGGCTGGTCGGGGGGCGGAGGCCGTCCGCTCGCAGGGGCTCGCTGGGCGGCGGGCGGCTCGGGCACGGGCACGGGCTGGAGGGCGAGGCGGCGCGCGGAGCCCCGGGACCCCACATCCAGCTGCACCGCCACCGGCCCAGCGGCGAGCTTGGCGGGGCtttcctccccgccctccccaagcAAGTTGCGGGTCCCTCCTACCGTTACCAACCAAGCCGCGTTTGCAAACTGGAGGACGCGGGGGCACGCCCTCTGTGACGCCCCGGCCAGCGGCCAATACCTCCTTCCCGGCCGCCGCTGACGACGGGGAGCCAGCTCTGCCTCCGTGCGCCGGAGCACGGAACGCGCCTGCGCGCTAGCGGCGAGTGAAGCCGGACAGGCTCTTTCTTCTGCCCGGAATCTAGCCGGAATGCGAGAGGAGGGAATCTAAACCTGGGAAGAAGCCaagcaaaggaggaggggggagagagaaaaacattCAGCCCGTTTCTCGCATCCTCTCCGTTTAGCCGTGTAGGCTCGGGGCCACTTTCGTTCGTGCCACAATAAAAACGCGTTCACCTTTTGCCATCTCTTTATTTTTGATGCAGTAGACTCATAATGCCGTCCTCCCAGACGGaagtgaataaaacttggttggcatAAAGGTAATCTGACTCTGACGCTAAAACTTCGTTGATCTTAAAAgcgccactggattctaaatttgccTGACTGTCCTACCAGAGGGACCAAGTTTGAGTCCGAGGgcagcattaaaggtaaaggtatcccctgtgcaagcaccgtgtcatgtctgacccttggggtgacgccctctagcgttttcatggcagactcaatacggggtggttttgccattcccttccacagtcattaccattttacccccctaGCAGCaatctggatactcattttagaagaagagttggttcttatatgccacttttccctacccgaaggaggctcaaagtggcttacagtcgccttcccattcctctccccacaacagacaccctgtggggtgggtgaggctgagagagccctgatat
The nucleotide sequence above comes from Paroedura picta isolate Pp20150507F chromosome 4, Ppicta_v3.0, whole genome shotgun sequence. Encoded proteins:
- the PPP1R3D gene encoding LOW QUALITY PROTEIN: protein phosphatase 1 regulatory subunit 3D (The sequence of the model RefSeq protein was modified relative to this genomic sequence to represent the inferred CDS: deleted 1 base in 1 codon), with product MSRQKLSLGAAVTAQAASPQEPVVMRPPRRSPSYLSDLHQHMLQGEEARGTERRWCQPLRSSNSASLLNASVAEAARRRHLQSNTITSCDPHLRPIMRRRARSLPSSPERRNTAAQCRLPGCSTRRNRVRFADALGLELAEVKVFQAGEDPSIPLHVLSRLSINSDLCCGRRELEYTMQCLVPDFWQPADLEDFPSRLGQQRVCLERVSSSDLGLNGTVRVVNVAFEKQVAVRYTFNHWRGQHEVSARWHSSTPGKDGQDQGDVFSFFLPVPPFLLQVSSVVEFAVRYRVDGQEYWDNNRGKNYSLTCRSHPLKMPRECEESWIHFI